The following coding sequences are from one Eucalyptus grandis isolate ANBG69807.140 chromosome 11, ASM1654582v1, whole genome shotgun sequence window:
- the LOC104424820 gene encoding BTB/POZ domain-containing protein At3g22104 isoform X1: MEALCDLQVDVNGEETFMVNKRIISSYSGRLGKLFSKSSCSTRNLKVIFNDFPGGAESFELMCRFCYNNGKIEITPLNTTLLSCAANFMEMSNSISGSDNLIEQTEKSLEEIRHWTWSELMVALRQCQNYFPVANKSGLLERCLDSITARLALASEPSPSPSTSSSDYSGVRFSCDTKSTESLKSSFSRATWWFEDLLITDESLLKMMVGSMIKQKLEHGTISKFLFFYQKSKFHTSVSHEKSKIMETVVDLLCSLEPSSIPCKSLFGILRVALGLNISKGFRNKLEIMIGSQMDQATLDNLLVPSPQGTNSLYDTNLVLRLVKAFLKEGTSGVPEVQLKKVANLMDLYIAEVAPDPCLKPSKFLALAMVLPDSARDSFDDMYHAVDMYLEVHAGLSEEEKIKMCRALNYRKLSAKACKHLSENSKFPSKIITQALNSQQFKLKSLIRVSSNTSSIASSPCSCSDNIKKDEVGEQIVLYAGDLNLSTDNVRLRAQLQGMQSRVMELEKLCRKMQTQMTKVLRSRVSSSHKSRSLPRLCS, translated from the exons ATGGAAGCTTTATGTGATCTTCAAGTGGACGTCAATGGCGAGGAGACTTTCATGGTGAACAAG AGAATCATCTCTTCATATTCAGGAAGACTGGGCAAATTGTTCAGCAAATCAAGCTGCTCTACTAGGAACCTGAAAGTGATCTTCAATGACTTTCCAGGAGGGGCAGAGAGCTTTGAGCTTATGTGCAGGTTCTGTTACAACAATGGCAAGATCGAAATAACTCCTCTTAATACAACCCTTTTGAGTTGTGCTGCGAATTTCATGGAGATGAGCAATTCTATCTCTGGAAGCGATAACTTAATCGAACAAACAGAGAAATCTCTTGAAGAGATCAGACATTGGACCTGGTCTGAACTTATGGTTGCACTCAGGCAGTGCCAAAATTATTTTCCAGTGGCGAATAAATCTGGCCTACTCGAAAGATGCTTGGATTCCATCACCGCGAGATTGGCATTGGCAAGTGAACCGAGTCCGAGTCCGTCGACTTCTTCATCGGATTATTCTGGGGTCCGGTTTTCGTGCGACACAAAGAGCACGGAGAGTTTGAAGAGCAGCTTCTCCAGAGCGACGTGGTGGTTTGAAGATCTCTTAATCACAGATGAGAGTTTGCTTAAGATGATGGTCGGATCCATGATTAAGCAAAAACTTGAACATGGTACAATTAGCAAGTTCCTCTTCTTTTACCAGAAATCCAAGTTCCACACTTCCGTGTCTCATGAGAAGAGCAAAATCATGGAAACGGTTGTCGATTTGCTCTGTAGTCTGGAGCCGAGTTCCATCCCTTGCAAAAGCTTATTTGGGATTCTGAGAGTTGCTCTGGGGTTGAACATAAGCAAAGGTTTCCGAAACAAGTTAGAGATTATGATCGGTTCTCAGATGGATCAAGCAACGTTGGACAATTTGCTCGTTCCATCTCCTCAAGGGACGAACTCTTTATATGACACAAATCTTGTACTGAGGCTAGTAAAAGCATTTCTGAAGGAAGGAACTAGTGGAGTGCCTGAAGTGCAGTTGAAGAAAGTGGCTAACTTAATGGATCTGTACATAGCTGAAGTAGCGCCTGATCCATGTTTGAAACCTTCAAAGTTCCTCGCTTTGGCTATGGTCCTTCCTGATTCTGCTAGGGACTCATTCGATGACATGTATCATGCTGTGGACATGTACCTAGAG GTGCATGCGGGATTgtctgaagaagaaaagatcaagATGTGCCGTGCCTTGAATTATAGGAAGCTCTCAGCCAAAGCTTGCAAACATCTTTCAGAGAATTCGAAGTTCCCATCCAAGATCATCACGCAAGCTTTAAATTCTCAACAATTCAAGCTCAAAAGCTTGATCCGAGTGTCCAGCAATACTAGTTCCATCGCCAGTTCACCATGTAGTTGCAGTGACAACATCAAGAAAGACGAGGTGGGCGAACAGATAGTACTCTACGCAGGGGACCTCAATCTTTCCACTGATAATGTGAGGCTCAGAGCTCAATTGCAAGGGATGCAATCGAGGGTTATGGAATTAGAGAAACTTTGCCGGAAAATGCAGACTCAAATGACCAAGGTTCTCAGATCAAGAGTGTCATCAAGCCACAAAAGCAGATCTTTACCGAGGCTTTGCTCGTGA
- the LOC104424820 gene encoding BTB/POZ domain-containing protein At3g22104 isoform X2 produces MCRFCYNNGKIEITPLNTTLLSCAANFMEMSNSISGSDNLIEQTEKSLEEIRHWTWSELMVALRQCQNYFPVANKSGLLERCLDSITARLALASEPSPSPSTSSSDYSGVRFSCDTKSTESLKSSFSRATWWFEDLLITDESLLKMMVGSMIKQKLEHGTISKFLFFYQKSKFHTSVSHEKSKIMETVVDLLCSLEPSSIPCKSLFGILRVALGLNISKGFRNKLEIMIGSQMDQATLDNLLVPSPQGTNSLYDTNLVLRLVKAFLKEGTSGVPEVQLKKVANLMDLYIAEVAPDPCLKPSKFLALAMVLPDSARDSFDDMYHAVDMYLEVHAGLSEEEKIKMCRALNYRKLSAKACKHLSENSKFPSKIITQALNSQQFKLKSLIRVSSNTSSIASSPCSCSDNIKKDEVGEQIVLYAGDLNLSTDNVRLRAQLQGMQSRVMELEKLCRKMQTQMTKVLRSRVSSSHKSRSLPRLCS; encoded by the exons ATGTGCAGGTTCTGTTACAACAATGGCAAGATCGAAATAACTCCTCTTAATACAACCCTTTTGAGTTGTGCTGCGAATTTCATGGAGATGAGCAATTCTATCTCTGGAAGCGATAACTTAATCGAACAAACAGAGAAATCTCTTGAAGAGATCAGACATTGGACCTGGTCTGAACTTATGGTTGCACTCAGGCAGTGCCAAAATTATTTTCCAGTGGCGAATAAATCTGGCCTACTCGAAAGATGCTTGGATTCCATCACCGCGAGATTGGCATTGGCAAGTGAACCGAGTCCGAGTCCGTCGACTTCTTCATCGGATTATTCTGGGGTCCGGTTTTCGTGCGACACAAAGAGCACGGAGAGTTTGAAGAGCAGCTTCTCCAGAGCGACGTGGTGGTTTGAAGATCTCTTAATCACAGATGAGAGTTTGCTTAAGATGATGGTCGGATCCATGATTAAGCAAAAACTTGAACATGGTACAATTAGCAAGTTCCTCTTCTTTTACCAGAAATCCAAGTTCCACACTTCCGTGTCTCATGAGAAGAGCAAAATCATGGAAACGGTTGTCGATTTGCTCTGTAGTCTGGAGCCGAGTTCCATCCCTTGCAAAAGCTTATTTGGGATTCTGAGAGTTGCTCTGGGGTTGAACATAAGCAAAGGTTTCCGAAACAAGTTAGAGATTATGATCGGTTCTCAGATGGATCAAGCAACGTTGGACAATTTGCTCGTTCCATCTCCTCAAGGGACGAACTCTTTATATGACACAAATCTTGTACTGAGGCTAGTAAAAGCATTTCTGAAGGAAGGAACTAGTGGAGTGCCTGAAGTGCAGTTGAAGAAAGTGGCTAACTTAATGGATCTGTACATAGCTGAAGTAGCGCCTGATCCATGTTTGAAACCTTCAAAGTTCCTCGCTTTGGCTATGGTCCTTCCTGATTCTGCTAGGGACTCATTCGATGACATGTATCATGCTGTGGACATGTACCTAGAG GTGCATGCGGGATTgtctgaagaagaaaagatcaagATGTGCCGTGCCTTGAATTATAGGAAGCTCTCAGCCAAAGCTTGCAAACATCTTTCAGAGAATTCGAAGTTCCCATCCAAGATCATCACGCAAGCTTTAAATTCTCAACAATTCAAGCTCAAAAGCTTGATCCGAGTGTCCAGCAATACTAGTTCCATCGCCAGTTCACCATGTAGTTGCAGTGACAACATCAAGAAAGACGAGGTGGGCGAACAGATAGTACTCTACGCAGGGGACCTCAATCTTTCCACTGATAATGTGAGGCTCAGAGCTCAATTGCAAGGGATGCAATCGAGGGTTATGGAATTAGAGAAACTTTGCCGGAAAATGCAGACTCAAATGACCAAGGTTCTCAGATCAAGAGTGTCATCAAGCCACAAAAGCAGATCTTTACCGAGGCTTTGCTCGTGA
- the LOC104424788 gene encoding probable terpene synthase 12, with product MLEQEVRSAMKDESAELSTILALVDDIQRLGLVFLFEEDVKRALRRYHSPDGGYKNRDQKTLHGTALFFRILRQNGFEVSPDVFRIFMDERGTFMESLGRDVEGLLSLYEASHLAFEEEGILLEAKEFAVKHLKRLNDIDISKDLEYFRVNHGSVPPLHQRMPLLEARQSIEAYSPQRDAERRLLELAVYNFNMVQSILQRDLQEMSRWWNDVSLANELSFARDRLMECFFWTVGMAYEPQFSNLRKGLTKVTALVTTIDDVYDVYGSLDELELFTDAVHRWDVNALSNLPSCMKLCFLALYNAVHEMAYDVLKQNGENIIPCLTKAWSDMFKAFLQEAKWKHDKVTPTFEEYMNNGWISVSGLVILIHAFFLSTPDVRKEEIESIETHGHDLLKSPAIIFRLCNDLGTSSAELERGETANSILCYMQDTGVSENVAREHIKELIDIEWKNMNRYQVDDSMFGKSFVRLAFNLARIAHYTYQDGDAHGDPDDRAKYRIHSLLIDPISL from the exons ATGctggaacaagaagtgaggAGCGCCATGAAGGACGAAAGTGCCGAACTCTCCACCATACTCGCTCTGGTCGATGACATTCAACGACTGGGACTGGTCTTTCTCTTCGAGGAAGACGTAAAGAGAGCTCTCCGCAGATACCATTCTCCGGATGGAGGTTACAAGAACAGAGACCAGAAGACCCTTCACGGAACAGCTCTCTTCTTTAGGATTCTGAGACAAAATGGTTTCGAAGTTTCTCCAG atgttttccggattttcatGGACGAGCGAGGAACATTTATGGAGAGCCTTGGCCGTGACGTTGAAGGGCTGCTGAGTTTATATGAAGCTTCGCATTTGGCCTTCGAAGAAGAAGGTATCTTGCTCGAGGCTAAGGAATTTGCTGTCAAGCATCTCAAACGCCTTAACGATATTGATATCAGCAAAGACCTTGAATATTTCCGAGTGAACCATGGGTCGGTACCGCCCCTGCACCAGAGAATGCCATTGCTGGAAGCTCGACAGTCCATCGAAGCTTATAGCCCCCAGAGGGACGCAGAACGTCGGTTGCTCGAACTGGCCGTGTACAATTTCAACATGGTGCAGTCTATCCTCCAAAGAGATCTTCAGGAGATGTCGAG ATGGTGGAATGATGTTAGCCTGGCAAACGAGTTGAGCTTTGCAAGAGATCGACTGATGGAGTGCTTCTTCTGGACGGTTGGGATGGCCTACGAGCCTCAGTTTAGCAATCTCCGTAAAGGGCTAACGAAGGTGACCGCACTCGTGACCACCATCGACGATGTCTACGACGTTTATGGTAGTTTGGATGAATTGGAGCTATTCACAGATGCTGTACACAG ATGGGATGTCAACGCCCTGTCGAATCTTCCGAGCTGTATGAAGCTTTGCTTCCTAGCTCTCTACAACGCAGTGCACGAGATGGCTTACGACGTCCTCAAGCAGAATGGAGAAAATATCATCCCGTGCCTAACAAAGGCG TGGAGTGACATGTTCAAAGCCTTCCTGCAAGAGGCGAAGTGGAAGCACGACAAGGTCACCCCGACGTTCGAAGAGTACATGAACAATGGCTGGATCTCAGTTTCAGGACTTGTCATATTGATTCATGCCTTCTTTCTGTCTACCCCGGACGTTAGGAAGGAGGAAATAGAATCGATTGAGACTCACGGCCACGATCTCTTGAAGTCGCCAGCCATTATATTCCGCCTCTGCAACGATCTCGGCACCTCATCG GCCGAGCTAGAGAGGGGAGAAACGGCAAATTCGATCCTATGCTACATGCAAGACACCGGGGTGTCGGAGAATGTTGCTCGCGAGCACATTAAGGAACTGATCGACATAGAGTGGAAGAACATGAACAGATATCAAGTCGATGACTCTATGTTTGGAAAATCATTCGTACGTCTGGCTTTCAACCTTGCCCGAATAGCTCACTATACATATCAAGATGGAGATGCGCATGGAGATCCAGATGATAGAGCGAAGTACCGTATCCACTCATTATTAATTGATCCCATTTCTCTCTAG